A portion of the Halobacillus ihumii genome contains these proteins:
- a CDS encoding RNA polymerase sigma factor: MSNQDLELYHQMMGGDKQALETIYDKYERLLYSFVMKLSGDQTLAEEVLQEVFIKLWTNKATYDETKGKFSSWIVTITRYTAIDIIRKNKKHAVALEEETDLPEQAGDSTEDLVEWKEQGEKVRRAVKELSNEQKQMVELFYFKGLSQREISETCNLPLGTVKGRLRLAVKHLKTHLSQGKGGVHDA; this comes from the coding sequence ATGAGCAATCAAGACTTAGAGCTCTATCACCAGATGATGGGTGGCGATAAGCAGGCACTCGAAACTATCTACGATAAATACGAACGACTGCTTTACTCATTTGTCATGAAGTTATCTGGAGATCAGACATTAGCCGAGGAAGTATTACAAGAAGTTTTCATTAAGCTATGGACGAACAAAGCAACATATGATGAGACAAAAGGAAAGTTTTCATCTTGGATCGTCACCATCACAAGATACACAGCAATTGATATCATTCGTAAAAATAAAAAACATGCTGTTGCCTTAGAGGAAGAGACTGATCTTCCTGAGCAAGCCGGTGATTCTACAGAAGATTTAGTGGAATGGAAAGAACAGGGAGAAAAGGTTAGGCGGGCAGTCAAGGAATTATCGAACGAACAAAAACAAATGGTGGAACTGTTTTATTTCAAGGGATTAAGTCAACGGGAAATTTCTGAAACATGTAATCTCCCTCTAGGTACAGTAAAAGGCAGGCTGCGCCTTGCAGTAAAGCATCTAAAAACACATTTATCACAAGGGAAAGGGGGCGTTCATGATGCGTAA
- a CDS encoding anti-sigma factor, translating to MMRNECEKVIDYFNNQLTENEQNEFEKHLETCGECREELAELRALTEDLAFASEPVNPPEGMKDRVLGAVFAEESNDTNEEESDYSEDHHNSSVVAFEPKKDKDTSEHEELSQKNKKPWLMRGLAAALILSIAGNLYAVMNEQESATQPEPDKDPTISTDEITTKVQLQGETDARATASLIQQEDGNLLTLQADALEQLEGEEVYQVWLIEGKKPYRAGTFVANENGEGAVAYAMEQLPEGTNWDAVAISREPDATSQTPQGKVILQAEL from the coding sequence ATGATGCGTAACGAATGCGAGAAAGTAATTGATTATTTTAATAATCAGTTGACCGAAAATGAACAAAATGAATTCGAGAAACATCTGGAAACGTGTGGCGAGTGCCGAGAAGAGTTAGCAGAGCTTCGTGCACTTACAGAAGATTTAGCGTTCGCTTCAGAGCCCGTCAACCCTCCGGAAGGTATGAAAGATCGTGTGTTAGGTGCTGTTTTTGCAGAGGAATCGAATGATACGAACGAGGAAGAATCTGACTACTCAGAGGATCATCATAATTCCTCAGTTGTAGCATTTGAGCCCAAAAAGGATAAAGATACTTCAGAACATGAAGAGTTATCGCAAAAAAATAAAAAACCTTGGCTCATGCGCGGTTTAGCTGCTGCGTTGATTTTATCTATAGCAGGTAATTTATATGCAGTGATGAACGAACAAGAGTCAGCGACACAGCCAGAACCTGATAAAGATCCGACAATAAGTACAGACGAAATTACAACGAAGGTTCAGCTGCAAGGTGAGACAGATGCGCGGGCAACAGCTTCACTTATTCAACAGGAAGACGGAAATCTCCTCACATTACAGGCTGATGCCCTGGAGCAATTAGAAGGAGAAGAAGTGTATCAAGTCTGGTTAATTGAAGGTAAAAAACCGTATCGAGCCGGAACATTTGTGGCAAATGAAAACGGGGAAGGTGCAGTCGCTTATGCGATGGAGCAACTCCCTGAAGGTACCAATTGGGATGCGGTAGCGATATCGAGAGAACCTGATGCTACCAGCCAGACGCCACAAGGTAAAGTGATCTTACAAGCAGAATTATAA
- a CDS encoding copper amine oxidase, producing MDMKKALFAVPLSVSLLLPTSLDVVNAEEHNMPTVETEAVELRSTLDKLFSEHAYLAVETMRKGAEGAADFKASANALAANTEDLSAAIASVYGEKAGEKFQQMWSEHIGYFVDYVKATGSGDEEAKQAALDELEQYRQDFSQFISTATEGAVKADGLAEGLQMHVNQLIGAFDAYVAGNYAEAYAKERKAIDHMYGVSKGLSKAIVNQFPDKFNHTKAVTPAADLRSNLNHLLGEHAGLAMMAMQNGLDGSEDFQASAEALVANTEDLSAAIASVYGEEAGQKFKEMWSGHIADFVTYVKGTAAGDEAQKEKALQALEDYRADFSEFIATATEGKVPADVLSSGLQEHVGYLIGTFDQYAAEDYKQAYDTLRDSYAHMFMTSKALSGGIVSQFPDKFAMESMPSDMPKTGMGGTAANNDLWIFASILALVGAAGVYLRKQSKQ from the coding sequence ATGGATATGAAAAAAGCACTGTTTGCCGTACCGTTAAGTGTTTCACTGTTACTGCCGACGTCGTTGGATGTAGTAAATGCTGAAGAGCACAATATGCCTACAGTTGAAACAGAAGCTGTTGAGCTTCGGTCAACGTTAGACAAATTGTTTAGTGAGCACGCATACCTAGCTGTTGAAACTATGAGAAAAGGAGCAGAAGGAGCTGCTGACTTTAAAGCTTCAGCAAATGCTTTAGCTGCAAATACGGAAGACCTTTCTGCAGCAATCGCCTCTGTTTACGGTGAAAAGGCAGGAGAGAAATTCCAGCAAATGTGGAGTGAGCACATTGGTTATTTCGTTGATTATGTCAAAGCAACTGGCAGTGGAGATGAAGAAGCGAAGCAAGCTGCTCTTGATGAACTTGAGCAATATCGTCAGGACTTCTCTCAATTCATTTCAACAGCAACAGAGGGTGCTGTAAAAGCAGATGGATTAGCCGAAGGATTACAAATGCACGTTAACCAGCTGATTGGTGCATTTGATGCTTATGTAGCTGGTAATTATGCCGAAGCATATGCAAAAGAACGTAAAGCCATTGACCATATGTATGGCGTAAGTAAAGGATTGTCTAAAGCTATTGTCAACCAATTCCCGGATAAATTTAACCATACCAAAGCTGTAACACCTGCTGCTGATCTTCGTTCTAATTTGAACCACTTACTAGGTGAACATGCAGGACTAGCTATGATGGCTATGCAAAATGGTTTAGATGGTTCTGAAGACTTTCAAGCATCTGCAGAAGCATTAGTAGCTAACACGGAAGACTTATCCGCAGCCATTGCCTCAGTTTACGGAGAAGAAGCTGGGCAGAAGTTTAAAGAAATGTGGTCAGGACACATCGCTGATTTCGTAACTTACGTGAAAGGAACAGCCGCTGGTGATGAAGCTCAAAAAGAGAAAGCATTACAAGCCTTGGAAGACTACCGTGCAGACTTCTCTGAATTCATTGCAACAGCAACGGAAGGTAAAGTTCCGGCTGATGTTCTTTCCAGTGGATTACAGGAACACGTTGGCTATTTAATCGGAACATTTGATCAATATGCTGCCGAAGATTATAAGCAAGCGTATGACACTTTAAGAGACTCTTATGCACACATGTTTATGACTTCTAAAGCTCTCTCAGGTGGAATTGTAAGCCAGTTCCCAGATAAATTTGCTATGGAGAGTATGCCATCAGATATGCCGAAAACCGGCATGGGTGGAACAGCTGCAAACAATGATCTATGGATCTTTGCTTCTATTCTTGCACTAGTTGGGGCTGCTGGAGTTTACCTTCGTAAGCAGTCTAAACAATAA